One window from the genome of Myripristis murdjan chromosome 6, fMyrMur1.1, whole genome shotgun sequence encodes:
- the eea1 gene encoding early endosome antigen 1 isoform X2 has product MLRRILQMTPGKGGSQNTESEQPSADLNNDQTSEGFICPQCMKSHNTAEELFKHYELFHDTGDLPSHVAPTREDLTMLRQEVQDLHASLKEERWFSGELKKELDKVQGQLKQSDGQMGSEDSVLERKLSEAETEKFNIKQMKDLFEQKAAQLATEIVDIKSRYDEEKSLREAADQRLAKLTQELQNEKQESERLQTELLQRPGVEDVEVLQKELVQVQTLMDCMTREREQESENLKRHYEELQANYTTSEMTISQLKAELEKGPQEAAVYTQQIHQLQGNLNNLQQQSQSLSEKLARKEKEYHELEERLASEQVAKREVQDSLHQRETEVQELQARATGAEASLQKAQAELGERSEEVAKLKKEMVELEVKHGELKVERKQLQQQREEKESQGAQQQTEISQLHAKLLEAERQLGELQGRLKEQRQLSGEKLKDREQQAADLQLKLSRAEEQLKESGSKSTDLQHQLEKAKQQHQELQALQQNTNGKLREAQNDLEQVLRQIGDKDQKIQNLEALLQKSKDIVSQLEAEREDLCAKIQAGEGETALLNQLKEKNHTLQEQVAHLTDKLKNQSESHKQAQDNLHEQVQEQKALLRSAQDRAQSLETSVTEITTQLTESKEKVAQLDTQLKAKTEMLLSAEAAKSAQRADLENHLETAQHALQDKQQELGKTQKKLEEQAKRLQERQEQCSQMETSLKECKDKLLTSEQRIEQLEVLNKKLESQVVEVQATRDQAQQEVQKLQKEGSEVKKKSKELQRLLETEKAGAASLQEELKKKAVALSESQKRLVSFEQEKAALQANLDKMTQEGKVRQAELDKKTQGLAADLLKVQQEKENQGKELASTKESLANANKALKESQSQLDKEKKSNKAAMEEMAKSNEKAKQELLKSKEAITKEMKETKEQMEQMREAEKNLKMQLASLEQQQLKTQEALKEKDSSVQNLQAQLKAAHGSLEQERKKLESQVKELQDVSVKKAEEESKLRAQVSALGQNLASEKNQVAELQKALEQSKDGFTKLQSDYYGKESEVSALRQDLKTSEEKLSQGQEELAANRTHQTGLEAQIQELKTARASLQQELGKRDQKLQQQDQALKEVQKQQGLAKEELEKEKGKVEELNKAKSALEKNSTRLTSELKALMEKSEKELGELQEAKQLLIQQKLEMQGQVEAAQTALEQEKKEHQATRDSVAKREEQLLVQTKEVQAQLVAEKRAREEQVKRGEEAEAKLGVQVTALNENVATLKREWQGSQRRVSELEKQTDELRGEIAVLEATVQNNQDERRALLERCVKGEGEIEKLQGKVVEMRRKLDDTTAAMQELGRENQSLQIKQSQSLTRKWAEDHEVQNCMACGKGFSVTVRKHHCRHCGNIFCAECSSKNALTPSSKKPVRVCETCFEELQG; this is encoded by the exons ATGCTCAGACGGATACTTCAGATG acTCCTGGGAAAGGAGGCTCCCAGaacacagagtcagagcagcccAGCGCAGACCTCAACAATGACCAGACCTCTGAG GGGTTCATCTGTCCCCAGTGCATGAAGTCTCACAACACTGCGGAGGAGCTGTTCAAGCACTATGAGCTGTTCCATGATACTGGAGACCTACCCTCTCATGTGGCCCCCACTCG GGAGGATCTTACAATGCTAAGGCAAGAAGTTCAGGATCTGCATGCTTCTCTCAAG GAAGAAAGATGGTTCTCCGGAGAGCTCAAGAAGGAGTTGGACAAAGTTCAAGGACAACTGAAGCAA AGCGATGGACAGATGGGCTCAGAGGATTCAG TGCTGGAGAGAAAGCTGAGTGaagctgagacagaaaaattCAACATCAAGCAGATGAAAGACCTGTTTGAGCAGAAGGCTGCCCAGCTGGCCACAGAGATAGTGG ACATAAAGTCCCGCTATGATGAGGAGAAGAGCCTGAGGGAGGCTGCCGACCAGAGGCTTGCCAAACTGACTCAAGAGCTGCAGAATGAGAAGCAGGAAAGCGAGAGACTCCAGACAGAGCTg CTGCAGCGCCCGGGAGTGGAGGATGTGGAGGTGCTGCAGAAGGAGCTGGTGCAGGTGCAGACACTGATGGACTGCATGACACGTGAGAGGGAGCAGGAGTCAGAGAACCTCAAAAGGCACTATGAGGAACTGCAGGCTAATTACACTACCTCAGAG ATGACAATATCCCAGCTAAAAGCAGAGCTGGAAAAGGGTCCCCAAGAAGCCGCTGTCTACACACAACAGATCCACCAACTGCAGGGCAATCTGAACAACTTGCAGCAACAAAGCCAg AGCCTGTCTGAAAAGCTGGCACGCAAAGAGAAGGAGTACCATGAGCTGGAGGAGCGGCTGGCGAGTGAGCAGGTTGCCAAGAGGGAAGTTCAGGACAGTCTACATCAAAGGGAGACGGAGGTTCAAGAGCTTCAGGCTAGGGCCACAGGGGCCGAGGCCTCCCTGCAGAAAGCCCAAGCAGAGCttggagagaggagtgaggaggtgGCCAAGTTGAAGAAGGAGATGGTTGAGCTGGAGGTGAAGCATGGGGAGCTGAAGGTCGAGAggaagcagctgcagcagcagagggaggaaaaggagagtcAAGGTGCTCAGCAGCAGACTGAAATCAGTCAA CTGCATGCTAAGCTGCTAGAGGCGGAGAGGCAGCTGGGCGAGCTGCAGGGCCGCCTGAAAGAACAGAGGCAACTGTCCGGGGAGAAACTGAAGGATCGGGAGCAGCAAGCAGCCGACCTCCAGCTCAAACTCTCTCGTGCTGAGGAGCAG CTGAAGGAGAGCGGCAGTAAGAGCACAGACCTGCAGCACCAGCTGGAGAAGGCcaagcagcagcaccaggagCTACAGGCACTGCAGCAGAACACCAACGGCAAACTGCGGGAGGCACAG AATGACCTGGAGCAGGTGTTGCGTCAGATCGGGGATAAGGACCAGAAGATCCAGAACCTGGAGGCTCTGCTGCAGAAGAGCAAGGACATTGTGAGCCagttggaagcagagagagaggacctGTGTGCCAAAATCCAGGCTGGGGAGGGAGAGACGGCGCTGCTCAACCAGCTGAAAGAGAAAAACCACACACTACAAGAACAG GTGGCCCACTTGACAGACAAGCTGAAGAACCAATCAGAGAGCCACAAACAGGCCCAGGATAACCTCCATGAACAGGTCCAGGAGCAGAAGGCCCTTCTGCGATCAGCTCAGGACCGAGCTCAGTCTCTGGAGACCTCAGTCACTGAAATCACCACACAGCTGACAGAAAGCAAGGAGAAGGTGGCCCAACTGGACACTCAG CTGAAGGCCAAGACAGAGATGCTGCTATCTGCAGAAGCAGCCAAGTCTGCTCAGCGGGCCGACTTGGAGAACCACCTGGAGACTGCACAACATGCTCTGCAGGACAAGCAGCAG GAGCTGGGCAAAACTCAGAAGAAGTTGGAGGAGCAGGCCAAGAGActgcaggagaggcaggagcaGTGCAGCCAGATGGAAACCAGTCTGAAGGAATGCAAAGACAAGCTGCTGACCTCAGAACAGCGCATAGAACAGTTGGAGGTGCTCAATAAG AAACTGGAGTCACAGGTGGTGGAGGTGCAGGCCACACGTGATCAGGCAcagcaggaagtgcagaagcTCCAGAAGGAAGGGTCAGAGGTTaagaagaaaagcaaagagcTGCAGCGGCTCCTTGAAACTGAGAAAGCAGG GGCTGCATCACTGCAAGAGGAGCTGAAGAAAAAGGCAGTTGCTTTGAGTGAAAGCCAGAAGCGTCTTGTGTCATTTGAGCAGGAGAAAGCTGCTCTGCAGGCCAATCTTGACAAGATGACCCAGGAGGGGAAGGTCCGGCAAGCAGAGCTGGATAAGAAAACCCAGGGCTTGGCAGCAGATTTACTTAAGGTCCAACAGGAGAAAGAGAATCAAGGGAAGGAGCTTGCCTCGACAAAGGAAAGCCTAGCCAACGCCAACAAGGCACTGAAAGAGAGTCAAAGCCAACTGGAcaaggagaagaagagcaaTAAGGCAGCCATGGAGGAGATG GCAAAGTCTAATGAGAAGGCCAAACAGGAGCTTCTTAAGAGCAAGGAGGCCATCACCAAGGAAATGAAAGAAACTAAAGAACAGATGGAGCAGATGAGAGAG GCAGAGAAAAATTTGAAGATGCAGCTGGCTTCATTAGAGCAGCAGCAACTGAAGACTCAAGAGGCTCTGAAAGAGAAGGACAGTAGTGTGCAGAACCTGCAGGCACAGCTAAAGGCAGCCCACGGGTCCTTggaacaggagaggaagaagctGGAGAGCCAAGTGAAAGAGTTACAGGATGTCAGCGTCAAGAAG GCTGAAGAGGAGAGCAAGCTGAGGGCCCAGGTGTCAGCACTGGGACAGAATCTGGCCTCTGAGAAGAACCAGGTAGCCGAGCTTCAAAAAGCCTTAGAGCAGAGCAAAGACGGCTTCACCAAGCTGCAGTCTGACTACTACGGCAAAGAGTCTGAGGTCTCAGCACTGCGTCAAGACCTCAAG ACATCAGAGGAGAAGTTGAGCCAGggccaggaggagctggctgctAACCGGACTCATCAGACGGGCTTGGAGGCTCAGATCCAGGAACTGAAGACAGCCCGGGCCTCTTTGCAGCAGGAGCTGGGCAAACGGGACCAGAAGCTCCAGCAGCAGGACCAAGCCCTGAAAGAAGTACAGAAACAACAG GGTCTGGCtaaagaggagctggagaaagagaagggcaAAGTAGAGGAGCTGAACAAAGCCAAAAGCGCCCTGGAAAAGAACAGCACCAGACTGACTTCTGAGCTCAAAGCACTAATGGAAAAGAGTGAGAAG GAGCTGGGTGAGTTGCAGGAAGCCAAACAGCTGTTGATTCAGCAGAAACTGGAGATGCAGGGCCAGGTGGAGGCAGCGCAGACTGCTCTGgagcaggagaagaaagaaCATCAGGCCACCAGGGACAGCGTGGCCAAGAGAGAGGAACAGCTTCTTGTCCAAACCAAGGAGGTCCAAGCTCAGCTG GTGGCAGAGAAGCGGGCTAGGGAGGAGCAGGTGAAGCGCGGGGAGGAGGCGGAAGCTAAGCTGGGTGTGCAGGTGACCGCTCTGAACGAGAACGTGGCTACGCTGAAGAGGGAGTGGCAGGGCAGCCAGCGGCGGGTCAGTGAGctggagaaacagacagacgaGCTGAGGGGAGAGATCGCCGTCCTGGAGGCCACCGTCCAGAACAACCAGGATGAGAGACGGGCTCTgctggagag GTGTGTGAAAGGTGAAGGTGAAATAGAGAAGCTTCAAGGCAAGGTggtggagatgaggaggaagctcGACGACACGACAGCAGCCATGCAAGAACTGGGCAGAGAGAACCAGTCACTGCAG ATCAAGCAGTCGCAGTCTCTAACCAGGAAGTGGGCTGAGGATCACGAGGTGCAGAACTGCATGGCCTGTGGGAAGGGCTTTTCTGTCACCGTCAGGAAG CACCACTGCAGACATTGTGGAAACATTTTCTGCGCTGAGTGTTCGTCTAAGAACGccctcaccccctcctccaAGAAgccagtgcgtgtgtgtgaaacgTGCTTTGAGGAGCTCCAAGGTTGa
- the eea1 gene encoding early endosome antigen 1 isoform X1 codes for MLRRILQMTPGKGGSQNTESEQPSADLNNDQTSEGFICPQCMKSHNTAEELFKHYELFHDTGDLPSHVAPTREDLTMLRQEVQDLHASLKEERWFSGELKKELDKVQGQLKQSDGQMGSEDSVLERKLSEAETEKFNIKQMKDLFEQKAAQLATEIVDIKSRYDEEKSLREAADQRLAKLTQELQNEKQESERLQTELLQRPGVEDVEVLQKELVQVQTLMDCMTREREQESENLKRHYEELQANYTTSEIRKLEMTISQLKAELEKGPQEAAVYTQQIHQLQGNLNNLQQQSQSLSEKLARKEKEYHELEERLASEQVAKREVQDSLHQRETEVQELQARATGAEASLQKAQAELGERSEEVAKLKKEMVELEVKHGELKVERKQLQQQREEKESQGAQQQTEISQLHAKLLEAERQLGELQGRLKEQRQLSGEKLKDREQQAADLQLKLSRAEEQLKESGSKSTDLQHQLEKAKQQHQELQALQQNTNGKLREAQNDLEQVLRQIGDKDQKIQNLEALLQKSKDIVSQLEAEREDLCAKIQAGEGETALLNQLKEKNHTLQEQVAHLTDKLKNQSESHKQAQDNLHEQVQEQKALLRSAQDRAQSLETSVTEITTQLTESKEKVAQLDTQLKAKTEMLLSAEAAKSAQRADLENHLETAQHALQDKQQELGKTQKKLEEQAKRLQERQEQCSQMETSLKECKDKLLTSEQRIEQLEVLNKKLESQVVEVQATRDQAQQEVQKLQKEGSEVKKKSKELQRLLETEKAGAASLQEELKKKAVALSESQKRLVSFEQEKAALQANLDKMTQEGKVRQAELDKKTQGLAADLLKVQQEKENQGKELASTKESLANANKALKESQSQLDKEKKSNKAAMEEMAKSNEKAKQELLKSKEAITKEMKETKEQMEQMREAEKNLKMQLASLEQQQLKTQEALKEKDSSVQNLQAQLKAAHGSLEQERKKLESQVKELQDVSVKKAEEESKLRAQVSALGQNLASEKNQVAELQKALEQSKDGFTKLQSDYYGKESEVSALRQDLKTSEEKLSQGQEELAANRTHQTGLEAQIQELKTARASLQQELGKRDQKLQQQDQALKEVQKQQGLAKEELEKEKGKVEELNKAKSALEKNSTRLTSELKALMEKSEKELGELQEAKQLLIQQKLEMQGQVEAAQTALEQEKKEHQATRDSVAKREEQLLVQTKEVQAQLVAEKRAREEQVKRGEEAEAKLGVQVTALNENVATLKREWQGSQRRVSELEKQTDELRGEIAVLEATVQNNQDERRALLERCVKGEGEIEKLQGKVVEMRRKLDDTTAAMQELGRENQSLQIKQSQSLTRKWAEDHEVQNCMACGKGFSVTVRKHHCRHCGNIFCAECSSKNALTPSSKKPVRVCETCFEELQG; via the exons ATGCTCAGACGGATACTTCAGATG acTCCTGGGAAAGGAGGCTCCCAGaacacagagtcagagcagcccAGCGCAGACCTCAACAATGACCAGACCTCTGAG GGGTTCATCTGTCCCCAGTGCATGAAGTCTCACAACACTGCGGAGGAGCTGTTCAAGCACTATGAGCTGTTCCATGATACTGGAGACCTACCCTCTCATGTGGCCCCCACTCG GGAGGATCTTACAATGCTAAGGCAAGAAGTTCAGGATCTGCATGCTTCTCTCAAG GAAGAAAGATGGTTCTCCGGAGAGCTCAAGAAGGAGTTGGACAAAGTTCAAGGACAACTGAAGCAA AGCGATGGACAGATGGGCTCAGAGGATTCAG TGCTGGAGAGAAAGCTGAGTGaagctgagacagaaaaattCAACATCAAGCAGATGAAAGACCTGTTTGAGCAGAAGGCTGCCCAGCTGGCCACAGAGATAGTGG ACATAAAGTCCCGCTATGATGAGGAGAAGAGCCTGAGGGAGGCTGCCGACCAGAGGCTTGCCAAACTGACTCAAGAGCTGCAGAATGAGAAGCAGGAAAGCGAGAGACTCCAGACAGAGCTg CTGCAGCGCCCGGGAGTGGAGGATGTGGAGGTGCTGCAGAAGGAGCTGGTGCAGGTGCAGACACTGATGGACTGCATGACACGTGAGAGGGAGCAGGAGTCAGAGAACCTCAAAAGGCACTATGAGGAACTGCAGGCTAATTACACTACCTCAGAG ATTCGTAAACTGGAG ATGACAATATCCCAGCTAAAAGCAGAGCTGGAAAAGGGTCCCCAAGAAGCCGCTGTCTACACACAACAGATCCACCAACTGCAGGGCAATCTGAACAACTTGCAGCAACAAAGCCAg AGCCTGTCTGAAAAGCTGGCACGCAAAGAGAAGGAGTACCATGAGCTGGAGGAGCGGCTGGCGAGTGAGCAGGTTGCCAAGAGGGAAGTTCAGGACAGTCTACATCAAAGGGAGACGGAGGTTCAAGAGCTTCAGGCTAGGGCCACAGGGGCCGAGGCCTCCCTGCAGAAAGCCCAAGCAGAGCttggagagaggagtgaggaggtgGCCAAGTTGAAGAAGGAGATGGTTGAGCTGGAGGTGAAGCATGGGGAGCTGAAGGTCGAGAggaagcagctgcagcagcagagggaggaaaaggagagtcAAGGTGCTCAGCAGCAGACTGAAATCAGTCAA CTGCATGCTAAGCTGCTAGAGGCGGAGAGGCAGCTGGGCGAGCTGCAGGGCCGCCTGAAAGAACAGAGGCAACTGTCCGGGGAGAAACTGAAGGATCGGGAGCAGCAAGCAGCCGACCTCCAGCTCAAACTCTCTCGTGCTGAGGAGCAG CTGAAGGAGAGCGGCAGTAAGAGCACAGACCTGCAGCACCAGCTGGAGAAGGCcaagcagcagcaccaggagCTACAGGCACTGCAGCAGAACACCAACGGCAAACTGCGGGAGGCACAG AATGACCTGGAGCAGGTGTTGCGTCAGATCGGGGATAAGGACCAGAAGATCCAGAACCTGGAGGCTCTGCTGCAGAAGAGCAAGGACATTGTGAGCCagttggaagcagagagagaggacctGTGTGCCAAAATCCAGGCTGGGGAGGGAGAGACGGCGCTGCTCAACCAGCTGAAAGAGAAAAACCACACACTACAAGAACAG GTGGCCCACTTGACAGACAAGCTGAAGAACCAATCAGAGAGCCACAAACAGGCCCAGGATAACCTCCATGAACAGGTCCAGGAGCAGAAGGCCCTTCTGCGATCAGCTCAGGACCGAGCTCAGTCTCTGGAGACCTCAGTCACTGAAATCACCACACAGCTGACAGAAAGCAAGGAGAAGGTGGCCCAACTGGACACTCAG CTGAAGGCCAAGACAGAGATGCTGCTATCTGCAGAAGCAGCCAAGTCTGCTCAGCGGGCCGACTTGGAGAACCACCTGGAGACTGCACAACATGCTCTGCAGGACAAGCAGCAG GAGCTGGGCAAAACTCAGAAGAAGTTGGAGGAGCAGGCCAAGAGActgcaggagaggcaggagcaGTGCAGCCAGATGGAAACCAGTCTGAAGGAATGCAAAGACAAGCTGCTGACCTCAGAACAGCGCATAGAACAGTTGGAGGTGCTCAATAAG AAACTGGAGTCACAGGTGGTGGAGGTGCAGGCCACACGTGATCAGGCAcagcaggaagtgcagaagcTCCAGAAGGAAGGGTCAGAGGTTaagaagaaaagcaaagagcTGCAGCGGCTCCTTGAAACTGAGAAAGCAGG GGCTGCATCACTGCAAGAGGAGCTGAAGAAAAAGGCAGTTGCTTTGAGTGAAAGCCAGAAGCGTCTTGTGTCATTTGAGCAGGAGAAAGCTGCTCTGCAGGCCAATCTTGACAAGATGACCCAGGAGGGGAAGGTCCGGCAAGCAGAGCTGGATAAGAAAACCCAGGGCTTGGCAGCAGATTTACTTAAGGTCCAACAGGAGAAAGAGAATCAAGGGAAGGAGCTTGCCTCGACAAAGGAAAGCCTAGCCAACGCCAACAAGGCACTGAAAGAGAGTCAAAGCCAACTGGAcaaggagaagaagagcaaTAAGGCAGCCATGGAGGAGATG GCAAAGTCTAATGAGAAGGCCAAACAGGAGCTTCTTAAGAGCAAGGAGGCCATCACCAAGGAAATGAAAGAAACTAAAGAACAGATGGAGCAGATGAGAGAG GCAGAGAAAAATTTGAAGATGCAGCTGGCTTCATTAGAGCAGCAGCAACTGAAGACTCAAGAGGCTCTGAAAGAGAAGGACAGTAGTGTGCAGAACCTGCAGGCACAGCTAAAGGCAGCCCACGGGTCCTTggaacaggagaggaagaagctGGAGAGCCAAGTGAAAGAGTTACAGGATGTCAGCGTCAAGAAG GCTGAAGAGGAGAGCAAGCTGAGGGCCCAGGTGTCAGCACTGGGACAGAATCTGGCCTCTGAGAAGAACCAGGTAGCCGAGCTTCAAAAAGCCTTAGAGCAGAGCAAAGACGGCTTCACCAAGCTGCAGTCTGACTACTACGGCAAAGAGTCTGAGGTCTCAGCACTGCGTCAAGACCTCAAG ACATCAGAGGAGAAGTTGAGCCAGggccaggaggagctggctgctAACCGGACTCATCAGACGGGCTTGGAGGCTCAGATCCAGGAACTGAAGACAGCCCGGGCCTCTTTGCAGCAGGAGCTGGGCAAACGGGACCAGAAGCTCCAGCAGCAGGACCAAGCCCTGAAAGAAGTACAGAAACAACAG GGTCTGGCtaaagaggagctggagaaagagaagggcaAAGTAGAGGAGCTGAACAAAGCCAAAAGCGCCCTGGAAAAGAACAGCACCAGACTGACTTCTGAGCTCAAAGCACTAATGGAAAAGAGTGAGAAG GAGCTGGGTGAGTTGCAGGAAGCCAAACAGCTGTTGATTCAGCAGAAACTGGAGATGCAGGGCCAGGTGGAGGCAGCGCAGACTGCTCTGgagcaggagaagaaagaaCATCAGGCCACCAGGGACAGCGTGGCCAAGAGAGAGGAACAGCTTCTTGTCCAAACCAAGGAGGTCCAAGCTCAGCTG GTGGCAGAGAAGCGGGCTAGGGAGGAGCAGGTGAAGCGCGGGGAGGAGGCGGAAGCTAAGCTGGGTGTGCAGGTGACCGCTCTGAACGAGAACGTGGCTACGCTGAAGAGGGAGTGGCAGGGCAGCCAGCGGCGGGTCAGTGAGctggagaaacagacagacgaGCTGAGGGGAGAGATCGCCGTCCTGGAGGCCACCGTCCAGAACAACCAGGATGAGAGACGGGCTCTgctggagag GTGTGTGAAAGGTGAAGGTGAAATAGAGAAGCTTCAAGGCAAGGTggtggagatgaggaggaagctcGACGACACGACAGCAGCCATGCAAGAACTGGGCAGAGAGAACCAGTCACTGCAG ATCAAGCAGTCGCAGTCTCTAACCAGGAAGTGGGCTGAGGATCACGAGGTGCAGAACTGCATGGCCTGTGGGAAGGGCTTTTCTGTCACCGTCAGGAAG CACCACTGCAGACATTGTGGAAACATTTTCTGCGCTGAGTGTTCGTCTAAGAACGccctcaccccctcctccaAGAAgccagtgcgtgtgtgtgaaacgTGCTTTGAGGAGCTCCAAGGTTGa